A genome region from Vicinamibacterales bacterium includes the following:
- a CDS encoding VWA domain-containing protein, which yields MHRTFPVAAALCVAGIALSAQQPATPAQPPPQPAQQQPAQQGILTPTTQSHEVIRRSVDLVTSDLIVRDSEGQFVSSLGKNDFEVYEDGVKQDVVTFVLTHGGRVINDTSAPPPPLQAGILLPPPRPTNDASGRIFMIFVDDLHMDFNNTGRIRELFKKIETNLIHEGDMFGVVSTGPSSLAVDMTYDRKRLDEAISKISGAGLKPDEIIETPDGAQGPPEVRYRAHVAFSTAYDVLNNLEQVHNRRKAFIYVSNGYDFDPFSRSRAKEASQRLSAMGLGCDSSSGSTSNCPTSSGSSAADGSSVDTSTNPFSTTGDNEFAAADLAAELSELTKEANRANATMYTIDPRGLVGGPDLDQTKLDMQDWQDHIRETQNSLRVIAELTGGYAVINQNDFDKSLKRIDAETSDYYVLGYYSNNPDPLKKRRVIEIRVAKPGKYDLKYKTSYTLRPPPAIKSTTKAPKK from the coding sequence ATGCACCGCACGTTCCCGGTCGCGGCAGCTTTGTGCGTCGCCGGCATCGCCCTTTCGGCGCAACAGCCCGCCACGCCGGCGCAACCGCCGCCCCAACCGGCGCAGCAACAGCCGGCGCAGCAGGGCATTCTGACGCCGACGACGCAGAGCCATGAAGTTATCCGCCGCAGCGTCGATCTGGTGACCTCCGACCTGATCGTCCGTGACTCTGAGGGGCAGTTCGTCTCGAGTCTGGGCAAGAACGACTTCGAGGTATACGAGGACGGCGTCAAGCAGGACGTCGTCACGTTCGTGCTCACGCACGGCGGCCGCGTCATCAACGACACGAGCGCGCCGCCGCCGCCGCTGCAGGCCGGTATCCTGCTGCCGCCGCCGCGGCCCACCAACGACGCGTCCGGGCGCATCTTCATGATCTTTGTGGACGACCTCCACATGGATTTCAACAACACCGGGCGAATCCGTGAGCTGTTCAAGAAGATCGAGACGAACCTGATCCACGAAGGGGACATGTTCGGCGTCGTGTCGACGGGGCCCTCGTCGCTGGCGGTCGACATGACCTACGATCGCAAGCGGCTCGACGAGGCGATCAGCAAGATCTCGGGCGCCGGCCTCAAGCCCGACGAGATCATCGAGACGCCGGACGGCGCGCAGGGTCCGCCGGAAGTGCGGTATCGCGCGCACGTGGCGTTCTCGACCGCCTACGACGTCCTCAACAACCTCGAGCAGGTGCACAACCGCCGCAAGGCCTTCATCTACGTCAGCAACGGCTACGATTTCGATCCGTTCTCGCGGTCGCGCGCCAAGGAAGCGAGCCAGCGCCTCTCCGCCATGGGGCTGGGATGCGACTCGTCATCGGGCAGCACCAGCAACTGTCCGACGAGCAGCGGCAGCAGCGCCGCCGACGGCAGCAGCGTCGACACGTCGACGAATCCGTTTTCGACGACCGGCGACAACGAGTTCGCCGCCGCGGACCTGGCGGCGGAGCTGTCGGAGCTGACGAAAGAAGCCAACCGCGCCAACGCGACGATGTACACGATCGACCCGCGCGGCCTGGTCGGCGGTCCCGACCTCGATCAGACAAAGCTCGACATGCAGGACTGGCAGGATCACATCCGCGAGACGCAGAACAGTCTGCGGGTGATTGCCGAGCTGACCGGCGGCTACGCGGTGATCAACCAGAACGACTTCGACAAGTCGCTCAAGCGCATCGACGCCGAGACCAGCGACTACTACGTGCTCGGCTACTATTCGAACAATCCCGATCCCCTCAAGAAGCGCCGGGTCATCGAGATCCGCGTCGCCAAGCCCGGCAAGTACGACTTGAAGTACAAGACGTCGTACACGCTCCGGCCGCCGCCGGCGATCAAATCGACGAC
- a CDS encoding response regulator — MIAAAESPDTRSDTRTILIVDDDRSVADTFARMLKLEGFEVATAVQADAGLELAENVRPDAIILDMRMPITNGLQFLRALRAKPHLVEVPVAIVTGDYFLSEPIQHELKTLGASIRYKPLWLEDLIALAKTLVA; from the coding sequence GTGATTGCCGCGGCCGAGAGCCCCGATACCCGGTCCGACACGCGGACGATTCTCATCGTAGACGACGACCGTTCCGTCGCCGACACCTTCGCACGGATGCTCAAGCTCGAGGGCTTCGAGGTCGCCACCGCCGTTCAGGCGGACGCCGGACTCGAGCTGGCGGAGAACGTGCGGCCGGACGCGATCATCCTCGACATGCGCATGCCGATTACGAACGGGTTGCAGTTTCTGCGCGCCCTCCGTGCCAAACCGCATCTCGTCGAGGTGCCGGTCGCGATCGTCACCGGCGATTACTTCCTCTCGGAGCCGATTCAGCACGAGCTGAAGACGCTCGGGGCCTCGATCCGATACAAGCCGCTGTGGCTCGAGGATCTGATCGCGCTGGCCAAGACCCTCGTGGCCTGA
- the hemE gene encoding uroporphyrinogen decarboxylase yields MNDRFLRACRREPVDATPVWFMRQAGRYMAEYRALRKRYSLLQICAEPELAVAVTLQPVDVIDVDAAILFSDLLLPFTPMGLTFDFVKGEGPAIDRPVRHASDIDRVHAFEPREKLAHVLATIRLLRQELAGTVPLIGFGGAPFTMAAYAIEGGPSTSYATTKAFMYAQPQAWHALCDRFATMMADYLRAQIDAGVQAVQIFDSWVGQLSRGDYREFALPHTKKIFDALADTGVPTLHFGVGTGALLADMREAGGSVVGVDWRRPLDEAWRTIGHDRGIQGNLDPTLLLGPMDRLMAAADDVLRRAGGRAGHIFNLGHGILPPTNIEHVQALARRVHEGVGSEP; encoded by the coding sequence GTGAACGATCGGTTCCTGCGCGCCTGCCGGCGTGAACCGGTCGACGCGACGCCTGTCTGGTTCATGCGTCAGGCCGGCCGCTACATGGCGGAATACCGCGCGCTGCGGAAGCGGTACTCTCTCCTCCAAATCTGCGCCGAGCCGGAGCTGGCAGTGGCCGTGACGCTCCAGCCCGTCGACGTGATCGACGTCGACGCGGCCATTCTCTTCTCGGATCTGCTGCTGCCCTTCACGCCCATGGGGCTGACGTTCGACTTCGTGAAGGGAGAAGGGCCGGCGATCGATCGTCCGGTGCGTCACGCCTCCGACATCGATCGGGTGCACGCGTTCGAACCCCGCGAGAAGCTCGCGCACGTCCTGGCGACGATTCGCCTGCTGCGCCAGGAGCTGGCCGGCACGGTGCCGCTCATCGGGTTCGGCGGCGCCCCCTTCACCATGGCGGCGTACGCGATCGAGGGCGGTCCGTCCACGTCGTATGCGACGACCAAGGCGTTCATGTACGCGCAGCCACAGGCGTGGCACGCGCTCTGTGATCGCTTCGCGACCATGATGGCCGACTATCTGCGCGCGCAGATCGACGCCGGCGTGCAGGCCGTGCAGATCTTCGACTCGTGGGTGGGCCAGCTCTCACGGGGCGACTACCGCGAGTTCGCCCTTCCCCACACGAAGAAGATCTTCGACGCACTCGCCGACACCGGCGTCCCGACGCTGCACTTCGGCGTCGGCACCGGCGCGCTCCTCGCCGACATGCGCGAGGCGGGCGGCAGCGTCGTCGGCGTCGACTGGCGCCGGCCGCTCGACGAGGCCTGGAGGACGATCGGCCACGACCGCGGCATCCAGGGCAATCTCGATCCGACCCTGCTCCTCGGCCCGATGGATCGCCTGATGGCGGCTGCGGACGATGTGCTGCGCCGCGCCGGCGGGCGCGCCGGTCACATCTTCAATCTGGGGCACGGGATCCTGCCGCCGACGAACATCGAGCACGTGCAGGCGCTTGCACGGCGGGTGCACGAAGGAGTCGGCAGCGAGCCGTGA